AACAAGCTGAGAAAAGGACTCTGGTCGCCTGAAGAGGACGACAAGTTGATGAACTACATGCTCAACAATGGCCAAGGCTGCTGGAGCGATGTGGCCCGGAACGCCGGGCTGCAGCGGTGTGGCAAGAGTTGCCGCCTCCGGTGGATCAACTACTTGCGGCCCGACCTCAAGAGGGGCGCTTTCTCCCCACAAGAGGAGGAGCTGATCATCCACTTGCATTCCATCCTTGGCAacaggtactctctctctctctctctctctctttctgggTCTCTAAGCTTTTGGTAATTAGCGTACAGCGCATATTCTCCTTTGTGTCTGATCAAGAGGAAATTCTTGTAATGTAATTATTGAAGGCGGCGAAATAGTGGATCTTTAGATGCCCATCGTCAATGGATAGAATTGATAGAcaaatttttctatttggtcACTGTGTAGCATTCACATCAACCTCTAATGTTGTGTTGCAAAGTTTGATAATCACATGTCTGGAAAAAGGAAGCCGGGTTAATTGGTAATTCCCTTAATTTGCAAAAAGCtaagtcatttttttcaaaaggtgAGATGTGTGGATACTCAAGTGATTTGCTAGACACAATCAACCACTACTTTTATCCACGACAAGtatataacatattttctcATTTACAGTACCatgactttttcttcttcttttttttggttgtgcAGTGGtaaacaaagataaatttgtgatgcCGTAACGATAGTCATTTATCACATCCAATGTTCCTTttaatggattaaaaaaaaaaataacaggaCGTCACTAATTAGAGGTGTACTAAAGTATGATACTCTCTTAGACTCTGAAAATGACACAGGAAGCATAGCAGTATGTAGGCCAAATGAGAGAAAGCTACAAAGTCAAGTCCTATGAACAATGGActgaaaaaatgacaaaagagaAATCTTGCATGCATACATGCAAAAGACACAAGAGCGACCTCTCTGCAATCTACAGGTGTTAAAAGGACTTTAGAATAGAGAATAATAAGTCTCTAACTAATTATTCGTTTATCTTACCTACTGCTTCGCTGGACTTTGGTTGCACGTAGAAAATAAATCGCGCCAGGACAATTCTGAAGTAAGTTTCCATGAACAGCCATGCATCCAGTCAAACGCACCAACCATTtgcataagaaaaagaatactATATAGTATATAGAAATACGAGCCTACTGAAATCTAGCTAGGTTGTTGATGCTACTGTATTATAATAAACCTAACGAAAGGACCAGAAGCTGAAAAGGACACCAACATGCTCTGGTGCCATTTTCTGGCCTTTGAGTTGAAGATACTCCACATCGGAATTATCACGCCGAGTATTATTCAATGCCTTGCATGATTATCTTGCATGTTCTTGAAAGTCATCTGAGCAACTTGATTTATCTGCCCTTACTTTTACATCAGCAGACAGTGAGTCTTATATTGCCtcatgccttcttcttcttattcaaaGGTGGTCGCAAATCGCGGCTCGGTTGCCGGGACGGACTGACAACGAAATAAAGAACTTTTGGAACTCGACCATAAAGAAGAGGCTCAAGAACTCGTCATCATCTTCTTGTAGACACTCGCCAAACACGAGCGATTCCTCCTTGTCATCAGACGTTAAAGATGTCATGGGAGGTCTCATCTCCCTTCAGGAACAAGGACTCATGCCACTTTATATGGACTCGTTGTCGTCCGTGCAAGCTTTGGCTCTTAACCAGGTTATCGATCCATTACTACCCTCACTCAACCAAGGCCTCGACCTCCCCGGTTTAAGTGGATACTGTGATGCAAATTCCAATTACTGCGCAGTGCAAGGCGGAGTTAGTGGTGAATTCGGGAGATTCGGAGGTGTTGTTGGTTGTGGCAGTAATGGAGATCAACTCTATGTTCCTCCACTAGAGAGCATAAGCATTGAAAATGTGAAAACTGAGAACACATATGACAGCGAACACAATAGCAGCAACGACCTTAGTAACTTCAACTATACCACTGATGATGTCGTTGATAACATAGGCAACTTTAACGACTATGGCAGA
The nucleotide sequence above comes from Eucalyptus grandis isolate ANBG69807.140 chromosome 2, ASM1654582v1, whole genome shotgun sequence. Encoded proteins:
- the LOC104433840 gene encoding transcription factor MYB46, translating into MRKPDASGKNSSNSNANKLRKGLWSPEEDDKLMNYMLNNGQGCWSDVARNAGLQRCGKSCRLRWINYLRPDLKRGAFSPQEEELIIHLHSILGNRWSQIAARLPGRTDNEIKNFWNSTIKKRLKNSSSSSCRHSPNTSDSSLSSDVKDVMGGLISLQEQGLMPLYMDSLSSVQALALNQVIDPLLPSLNQGLDLPGLSGYCDANSNYCAVQGGVSGEFGRFGGVVGCGSNGDQLYVPPLESISIENVKTENTYDSEHNSSNDLSNFNYTTDDVVDNIGNFNDYGRIESMAGLGNLWNGGEEMKVGEWDLEELMKDVSSFSSADFQVIQ